A stretch of Candidatus Aegiribacteria sp. DNA encodes these proteins:
- a CDS encoding helix-turn-helix domain-containing protein codes for MAKPFRDLVDKMSPEARQKMEERKSELLLEMEIRDLRKALDMTQSELAKNLKVNQAAVSKMEHQSDMFISTLRGILVAMGASLKIIASFPEGEVQINQFEEIRDGRITIQA; via the coding sequence ATGGCTAAGCCTTTTAGAGATCTTGTTGATAAAATGTCTCCTGAAGCTCGTCAGAAAATGGAAGAACGCAAAAGTGAGCTTCTGCTTGAAATGGAAATTCGCGATCTAAGAAAAGCACTGGATATGACTCAATCTGAATTAGCTAAGAACTTAAAAGTAAATCAGGCTGCTGTGTCAAAGATGGAACATCAGTCAGATATGTTCATTAGTACATTGAGAGGAATTCTTGTAGCTATGGGAGCTTCCCTGAAAATAATCGCAAGTTTCCCAGAGGGTGAAGTACAGATCAACCAGTTTGAAGAGATTCGAGACGGAAGAATAACAATACAAGCTTAA
- a CDS encoding type II toxin-antitoxin system RelE/ParE family toxin: MQCEVEYSDEFGEWWNSLSEDEQATVSAYVSLLEERGTTLDYPYSSSVESSRHSHMRELRIQHSGDPYRTLYAFDPRRIAMLLIGGNKTGDDRWYERFVPIADNIYDTHLSELERRN; encoded by the coding sequence ATGCAATGTGAAGTTGAATACAGTGATGAGTTTGGCGAATGGTGGAATAGTTTGTCAGAAGATGAACAAGCAACAGTTTCAGCATATGTTAGTTTACTTGAAGAAAGAGGAACAACGTTAGACTATCCTTATTCATCTAGCGTTGAAAGCTCGAGGCATTCGCATATGAGAGAGCTTCGAATTCAGCATTCGGGAGACCCTTATAGAACATTGTATGCTTTTGATCCAAGAAGGATTGCGATGCTGTTAATAGGTGGGAATAAAACAGGTGATGATAGGTGGTATGAGAGGTTTGTTCCCATTGCAGATAACATATACGATACACATCTTTCCGAACTTGAAAGGAGGAATTAG